In a single window of the Helicobacter felis ATCC 49179 genome:
- the surE gene encoding 5'/3'-nucleotidase SurE produces the protein MKPHILLTNDDGYEARGLLALREALSAVADVMVVAPKNERSACGHGITISLPLRIEEIGQDYFRVDDGTPSDCVCLAISMSQRPFDLIISGINHGSNMGEDVLYSGTVAGAIEGTLHKIPSIALSQSIQDRSKFARHDFTHATQVALELVQRFLQKGFPFSLNARKFLNVNIPQGAHRGIKITQKGRRLYTNNVHLKTDPKGKQYCWLGLNPLKWEDREGDLSDFEAIAQGFVSITPITLNLTSYADLQTLQEWL, from the coding sequence ATGAAACCTCATATTTTGCTGACCAATGATGATGGTTATGAGGCTAGAGGACTTTTAGCTCTCAGAGAGGCACTAAGTGCTGTGGCTGATGTTATGGTGGTCGCTCCCAAGAACGAGCGATCGGCGTGCGGGCATGGAATTACCATTAGTTTGCCTTTGCGTATTGAAGAGATTGGGCAGGATTATTTCCGCGTGGATGATGGCACACCTAGCGATTGTGTGTGTTTGGCAATCTCCATGAGCCAACGCCCTTTTGATCTGATCATCTCAGGCATTAATCATGGTTCTAACATGGGTGAAGATGTGCTTTACTCAGGCACGGTAGCAGGTGCGATTGAGGGCACTCTGCATAAAATCCCCTCCATTGCCCTCTCTCAAAGCATTCAAGATCGCTCTAAATTTGCCCGGCACGATTTCACGCATGCGACCCAAGTCGCCCTAGAATTAGTGCAGCGTTTTTTACAAAAAGGTTTCCCTTTTAGTCTCAATGCCCGCAAATTTCTCAATGTCAATATTCCTCAAGGTGCCCATAGAGGTATCAAAATCACCCAAAAGGGCAGACGACTTTATACTAACAATGTCCACCTCAAAACAGACCCTAAAGGCAAGCAGTATTGTTGGTTGGGGCTTAATCCTTTAAAATGGGAGGATAGAGAGGGAGATCTAAGCGATTTTGAGGCGATCGCTCAAGGGTTTGTCTCCATCACCCCCATCACTCTAAATCTAACCAGTTATGCTGACTTGCAAACTCTGCAAGAATGGCTATAA
- the mua gene encoding nickel-binding protein Mua — protein sequence MNDSIFQEFIQKAPDIKEKWEIVRLFEEERQKFQEELQAYENEIAQARSALKALRSELMEAKNHLKDLENRHQNKKEEIKTLQQELFTHKVQRDLVLKQKNREERLEQDEELLPQPVSFVEIYLKDRSVAKARPAKRFFGDQLYRKYRVLLRENKALKDRIFELDLENSTLKIELRDIKTKEFLRANGYLEEESSKGDQ from the coding sequence ATGAACGATTCTATTTTTCAGGAATTTATCCAAAAAGCCCCCGATATTAAGGAAAAATGGGAGATCGTGCGTCTTTTTGAGGAGGAACGCCAAAAGTTTCAAGAAGAATTACAAGCTTATGAAAATGAGATCGCTCAAGCGCGTAGCGCGCTTAAAGCTCTGCGTTCAGAATTAATGGAAGCCAAAAACCATCTCAAAGATTTAGAAAACCGCCACCAAAATAAAAAAGAAGAGATCAAAACCCTCCAGCAAGAACTTTTTACGCACAAGGTGCAACGGGATTTAGTGCTCAAACAGAAAAATAGAGAAGAACGCTTAGAGCAAGATGAGGAGCTATTACCCCAGCCGGTGAGCTTTGTAGAGATTTATCTTAAAGATCGCAGTGTGGCCAAGGCGCGCCCAGCCAAGCGTTTTTTTGGCGATCAGCTTTATCGCAAATACCGCGTTCTTCTGCGTGAAAATAAAGCCCTCAAAGATCGCATTTTTGAGTTAGATTTAGAAAATAGCACGCTCAAAATTGAGCTCAGAGACATCAAAACCAAAGAGTTTTTGAGAGCAAATGGCTATTTAGAAGAGGAGTCCTCTAAGGGGGATCAATGA
- a CDS encoding 7-carboxy-7-deazaguanine synthase QueE, producing the protein MTLPFVESFYSLQGEGSCVGQPAIFIRLGGCNFKCTGFGVQSDIEGKKVLGCDSAYAIYPNAKWQYLNSTQELLDKLPPFNSNRPPLIVLTGGEPSLHFKNPILLEALEILLKRGHGIWVESNGSVFFDFNPPLDSLHFTLSPKLSFAQEKTPLKPLQHILDHALEVVFKFVLHCPTDVDEVQVLLKQLRFKKPLLIYLMPLATDMQTLQEGLNSLAGVCLEHGYSLGQRLHIQLWGNEAGR; encoded by the coding sequence ATGACCTTGCCCTTTGTAGAGAGCTTTTATAGTTTGCAAGGGGAGGGCTCATGTGTGGGGCAACCGGCTATTTTTATCCGGCTGGGGGGCTGTAATTTTAAATGCACCGGTTTTGGGGTGCAAAGCGATATTGAGGGCAAAAAAGTGCTAGGCTGTGATAGCGCGTATGCGATCTATCCTAATGCTAAGTGGCAATATCTCAACAGCACACAAGAATTATTAGACAAACTTCCCCCTTTTAATTCGAATCGTCCCCCCTTGATCGTGCTTACCGGGGGTGAACCCTCTTTGCATTTTAAAAATCCCATTTTGTTAGAAGCCTTAGAGATTTTATTAAAAAGAGGGCATGGAATTTGGGTAGAGAGCAATGGGAGCGTGTTTTTTGACTTTAACCCGCCTTTAGATTCTTTGCATTTCACCCTAAGCCCTAAACTCTCCTTTGCTCAAGAGAAAACCCCCCTAAAACCCCTACAACATATTTTAGATCACGCCCTTGAGGTGGTGTTTAAATTTGTGCTGCACTGCCCTACAGATGTAGATGAGGTGCAAGTTCTATTAAAGCAACTGCGCTTTAAAAAACCCCTTTTGATCTATCTTATGCCCCTAGCCACCGACATGCAAACTCTGCAAGAGGGCTTAAATAGCTTGGCGGGTGTGTGCTTGGAGCATGGTTACTCTTTAGGGCAGAGGTTACACATCCAGCTTTGGGGCAATGAGGCGGGGCGTTGA
- a CDS encoding DUF507 family protein, producing MRLKSNHVGYIVHKIAQDLARSPLLELRGTLEEITSIIADTLQKNVAQEAHIDARAREILEEHLDEIEFMRMDERLLFWKIKKQLASEEEFVLGWEDRCNALSHAILENILDADLLMFSVSENMIRNIIFKSMDTYAKLYESVELEVAEKIKHYKRKLPVGSDAYDLVFERMYEEELRRRGFL from the coding sequence ATGAGGTTAAAATCTAATCATGTCGGTTACATTGTACACAAAATTGCCCAAGATTTGGCACGATCCCCTTTGCTAGAATTGCGAGGCACTCTTGAGGAGATCACAAGCATCATTGCGGACACGCTCCAAAAAAATGTCGCACAAGAAGCGCATATTGATGCGCGCGCGCGTGAGATTTTAGAAGAACATTTAGATGAAATCGAGTTTATGCGCATGGATGAGAGACTACTCTTTTGGAAAATTAAAAAACAATTAGCCTCAGAGGAAGAGTTTGTGCTAGGTTGGGAGGATCGCTGTAATGCGCTCTCCCATGCGATCTTGGAGAATATCTTGGATGCGGATTTACTGATGTTTTCGGTTTCAGAAAACATGATTCGCAACATTATTTTTAAGTCTATGGATACTTACGCCAAGCTGTATGAGAGTGTGGAGTTAGAAGTGGCTGAAAAAATCAAGCATTACAAGCGCAAACTTCCTGTAGGTAGCGATGCTTACGACTTGGTATTTGAGCGCATGTATGAGGAAGAATTGCGCCGTAGGGGCTTTTTATAA
- the lpxB gene encoding lipid-A-disaccharide synthase codes for MKILVSALEVSANVHLKVLRARLKDVEWLGIYEPIEPTDRPLFSPKNFAVMGFKEVLGKLLFFYKMLQKMCLLAQEADVILLMDSSSFNIPLAKRIKKKYPQKPIIYYILPQVWAWKSWRAKTLERYCDKLGAILPFELQHYREKASYVGHPLLDEIAYYKDTPQGEGVVFMPGSRKQEIRALFPIFVEVAKTISQKRILVVPAHLQESDLKALYGANLDLFEISYNAHESLYQASFAFICSGTATLEAALIGTPFVLAYKAKALDFFIAKHLVKLTCIGLANIFYNALHQEPPGRGKTMLHQEFIQEDVNPANLLEVYTKMDRAHFVQEAKRLRGYLVNGSATQIATWIEEYRQKT; via the coding sequence ATGAAAATTTTAGTGAGCGCGCTGGAAGTGAGCGCGAATGTGCATTTAAAGGTTTTGCGCGCGCGTCTTAAAGATGTCGAATGGTTGGGCATTTATGAGCCTATAGAACCTACCGATCGCCCACTTTTTAGCCCTAAAAATTTTGCCGTGATGGGTTTTAAAGAGGTTTTGGGCAAACTCTTATTTTTCTATAAAATGTTGCAAAAAATGTGCCTTTTAGCCCAAGAAGCCGATGTGATCTTATTGATGGACTCCTCTTCTTTTAACATCCCTCTAGCTAAACGCATTAAAAAAAAATACCCCCAAAAGCCCATTATTTATTACATCTTGCCCCAAGTGTGGGCGTGGAAAAGTTGGCGCGCAAAGACTTTGGAGCGTTATTGTGATAAATTGGGCGCGATTTTACCCTTTGAATTGCAACATTACCGCGAAAAAGCTAGTTATGTAGGGCATCCGCTCTTAGATGAGATCGCTTACTACAAGGACACTCCACAAGGAGAGGGAGTCGTGTTTATGCCCGGGAGCAGAAAACAAGAAATACGCGCTCTCTTCCCTATCTTTGTAGAGGTGGCTAAGACAATTTCACAGAAGCGTATCTTGGTCGTGCCGGCGCATTTGCAAGAGAGCGACTTAAAGGCTCTCTATGGCGCGAACTTGGATCTCTTTGAGATTTCTTACAACGCGCATGAAAGTTTGTATCAGGCTAGCTTTGCTTTTATTTGTAGTGGCACGGCGACTTTAGAAGCTGCGCTCATTGGTACGCCCTTTGTGTTAGCCTACAAAGCTAAAGCCCTAGATTTTTTCATCGCTAAACACTTGGTAAAACTCACTTGTATCGGACTTGCCAATATCTTTTATAACGCCCTGCACCAAGAACCCCCGGGGAGAGGAAAAACTATGCTCCATCAAGAATTTATTCAAGAAGATGTCAACCCTGCTAATCTTTTAGAGGTGTATACGAAGATGGATAGGGCGCATTTTGTGCAGGAGGCTAAAAGATTGCGCGGCTATTTAGTTAATGGGAGCGCTACCCAAATTGCCACTTGGATAGAGGAATACAGACAAAAAACCTAG
- the flgE gene encoding flagellar hook protein FlgE yields the protein MLRSLWSGVNGMQAHQIALDIESNNIANVNTTGFKYSRASFVDMLSQVKLIATAPYKNGLAGQNDFSVGLGVGVDATTKIFSQGNLQNTDVKTDLAIEGDGFFVISPDRGVTRNFTRSGEFLFDAEGNLVTTGGYVVQGWVRDPKDMGSKGSETDMLKIDNTKPLQNIRIDPGMVMPARSSSKISMRANLNAGRHAEQTGAIFALDSSSKTPSDGVKPQYDSSTNLTQLAEDVGSLFNEDGDAFLLNEDQGIWVSYKNSAMTKAINVSNSNSTLELNGTKISFTNDSAVSRISSLTAAQEAINAVKDKTGVEAYIDNGQLRLENNNNREGDEHVKNIIITGAGTGAFAQFAKGDQDITAFRYRYTEGVKADPTTGQFKTTEDLRALMQRDANIVKNPKLKGNYKDSAASVSVVVNKDGMFEITNKDDGNPTREDLSIFVTNYASDKVTSNVLFGKTMGALNTASLIEGGVSTATSKLSHAMHASSIDLVDSLGTKHTLRLEFFKSGGAEWRFRVIVPEPGEIVGGSPARPNVFEEGRLHFNKDGSLAGMNPPVLQFDPKNGSKAPQRITLSMGTAGGFDGITSVDKISETYAIEQNGYQAGDLMDVRFNGEGALLGSFSNGKTLALAQVAMASFANDAGLQAIGGSVFSETGNSGKALIGAANTGRRGAVSGSKLESSNVDLSRSLTNLIVVQRGFQANSKAVTTSDQILNTLLNLKQ from the coding sequence ATGCTTCGATCGCTATGGTCTGGCGTTAATGGAATGCAAGCCCACCAAATCGCTTTAGACATTGAAAGTAATAATATCGCTAATGTCAACACCACCGGCTTTAAATATTCCCGCGCTTCTTTCGTGGATATGCTCTCTCAAGTCAAATTGATCGCTACTGCCCCTTATAAAAACGGCCTAGCTGGACAAAACGATTTCTCTGTAGGTTTAGGTGTGGGCGTGGATGCCACAACTAAAATTTTCTCTCAGGGCAATTTACAAAATACAGATGTCAAAACAGACTTAGCTATTGAGGGCGATGGTTTTTTTGTGATCAGCCCTGATCGCGGTGTTACGCGCAATTTTACCCGTAGTGGGGAATTTTTATTCGATGCAGAGGGCAATTTAGTTACCACAGGGGGTTATGTGGTGCAGGGTTGGGTGCGCGATCCTAAAGACATGGGCTCTAAGGGAAGTGAAACAGACATGCTCAAAATTGACAACACTAAACCTTTGCAAAATATCCGCATCGATCCGGGCATGGTTATGCCAGCGCGCTCTAGTAGCAAAATCTCTATGCGCGCTAATTTGAATGCGGGCAGACATGCTGAACAAACTGGGGCAATTTTTGCCCTCGATTCTTCGAGCAAAACTCCCTCAGATGGTGTCAAACCCCAATACGATTCCTCAACCAACTTGACCCAACTTGCCGAAGATGTGGGCTCTCTTTTTAATGAAGATGGCGATGCGTTTTTACTCAATGAAGATCAGGGGATTTGGGTGAGCTATAAAAACTCCGCCATGACTAAAGCCATCAATGTTTCCAACTCTAACAGCACTCTTGAGCTTAACGGAACTAAAATCTCCTTTACTAACGACTCTGCTGTAAGCCGTATTTCTAGCTTAACAGCCGCCCAAGAAGCCATCAACGCCGTTAAAGATAAAACGGGGGTAGAGGCCTATATTGACAATGGACAATTACGCCTAGAAAACAATAACAATAGAGAGGGTGATGAACATGTCAAAAACATCATCATCACGGGCGCGGGCACGGGGGCTTTTGCCCAATTTGCTAAGGGGGATCAAGACATCACCGCCTTTAGATACCGCTACACTGAAGGTGTAAAAGCCGACCCAACTACAGGGCAGTTTAAAACTACTGAGGATTTGCGCGCGCTCATGCAAAGAGATGCCAATATCGTTAAAAATCCCAAGCTCAAGGGCAATTATAAAGATTCAGCGGCTTCTGTTTCTGTGGTGGTGAATAAAGATGGGATGTTTGAAATCACCAATAAAGATGATGGTAACCCCACTAGAGAAGATTTAAGTATCTTTGTTACCAACTACGCCTCAGACAAAGTAACTAGCAATGTCTTGTTTGGGAAAACAATGGGCGCGCTCAATACCGCCTCTTTAATTGAGGGTGGGGTGTCTACGGCTACCTCAAAACTTAGCCACGCTATGCATGCAAGCAGTATCGATTTGGTGGATAGCTTGGGAACTAAACACACCCTGCGCTTAGAGTTTTTCAAAAGCGGGGGAGCTGAATGGCGTTTTAGAGTGATCGTGCCTGAACCGGGCGAAATTGTGGGGGGATCGCCCGCACGCCCTAATGTCTTTGAAGAGGGGCGTTTGCACTTTAATAAAGATGGCTCTTTGGCTGGCATGAATCCTCCCGTCTTGCAATTCGATCCTAAAAATGGCTCTAAAGCCCCCCAACGCATCACTCTTAGTATGGGCACAGCTGGAGGCTTTGATGGAATCACCAGTGTAGATAAGATTTCAGAAACCTATGCCATTGAGCAAAATGGCTACCAAGCAGGGGATTTAATGGATGTGCGCTTCAATGGGGAGGGCGCGCTCTTGGGCTCTTTTAGCAATGGAAAGACTCTAGCCCTTGCTCAGGTAGCCATGGCTAGTTTTGCCAATGATGCGGGCTTACAGGCTATTGGAGGAAGTGTGTTTTCAGAAACGGGTAACTCGGGCAAGGCTTTGATTGGGGCGGCCAACACAGGGCGCAGGGGCGCAGTTTCTGGCTCGAAGCTAGAGTCTAGCAATGTGGATTTGAGTCGGAGCTTGACTAATTTGATCGTGGTGCAAAGAGGCTTTCAAGCCAACTCCAAAGCGGTAACCACTTCCGATCAAATTTTAAACACCTTGCTCAATCTTAAACAATAG
- the hypA gene encoding hydrogenase/urease nickel incorporation protein HypA has product MHEYSVVSSLMDLCEAHARKHNATKIERVVVSIGERCAMDKHLFMSAFETFKEELEICKDAILDIVEEKVELTCLACGHVFVPERLDYGACERCKGAVRMSKGTEMKLLTLEML; this is encoded by the coding sequence GTGCATGAATACTCCGTAGTTTCCTCTTTAATGGATTTGTGTGAGGCGCATGCGCGCAAGCACAACGCCACCAAGATTGAGCGCGTGGTCGTGAGCATTGGGGAACGATGCGCGATGGATAAACATCTGTTTATGAGCGCGTTTGAAACTTTCAAGGAGGAATTAGAGATTTGCAAGGATGCGATCTTGGACATTGTAGAAGAAAAGGTGGAATTAACTTGTCTGGCATGTGGGCATGTTTTTGTGCCTGAGAGATTGGACTATGGCGCGTGTGAGCGGTGCAAAGGAGCGGTGCGCATGAGCAAGGGGACAGAGATGAAGCTCCTTACCTTAGAAATGCTATGA
- a CDS encoding DHH family phosphoesterase — translation MLEAFRAHIEAISREDGTHQFSLDSLLTMGDGARALELLHQALQEKRQIILGGDYDCDGMSGSALVLYFFKEVLDHPYVNYIIPRRNTDCYGMSVELFEQYAYKRRLVRTRYIRGQPTGGQALDFNHSLFITIDNGATIPDSVCDFLHAHNTPLILSDHHEFLEGRIPACDAFVHPLLSDDHPFKGISGACVGYLLMLAYAKHYKVKMRLDQLQYMQVLAGLSTIGDMMDLSAPYNRQLVQRMDHTLKTQMPNSIKALYQAHKYPTPYKLSALAWDIIPLINAVGRLDGIEGFCHCNLVVDLLASKEANPDYALLLVQTNQQRKEYIRTIKKTLKPTQSGGLVHAGGRIPRGLLGMLANQFLEGGGHVSLCWRYEQESIEASLRSKEADLMEILSQLKEKGIDVQGGGHKQACGVVFARQNDFQQALEFLGTL, via the coding sequence ATGTTAGAAGCGTTTCGCGCCCATATTGAGGCTATCAGCAGGGAGGATGGCACACATCAATTTAGCCTAGATAGCCTGCTCACTATGGGAGATGGCGCGCGTGCGTTAGAATTATTGCACCAAGCCTTGCAGGAAAAAAGACAGATCATTCTTGGGGGGGATTATGATTGTGATGGGATGAGTGGGAGCGCTTTGGTGCTTTACTTCTTTAAAGAGGTGCTAGACCACCCGTATGTTAATTATATTATCCCGCGCCGTAATACCGATTGCTATGGCATGAGTGTGGAGCTTTTTGAGCAATACGCTTACAAACGCCGTCTTGTACGCACGCGCTATATTCGCGGACAACCCACAGGAGGGCAAGCCCTAGATTTTAATCACAGCCTTTTTATCACCATTGACAATGGCGCAACCATCCCTGATAGCGTATGTGATTTTTTACACGCTCACAACACGCCCTTAATCCTGAGCGATCACCACGAATTTTTAGAGGGGCGTATCCCTGCTTGCGATGCCTTTGTGCACCCGCTCTTAAGCGATGATCACCCCTTTAAGGGTATTAGCGGGGCATGTGTGGGCTATTTGCTCATGCTCGCCTATGCCAAACACTACAAAGTAAAAATGCGCTTGGATCAACTGCAATACATGCAGGTTTTAGCTGGTCTTAGCACTATTGGCGACATGATGGATTTAAGCGCGCCCTATAACCGCCAACTTGTCCAACGCATGGATCACACCCTAAAAACCCAAATGCCAAATTCCATTAAAGCCCTTTACCAAGCCCATAAATACCCCACCCCCTATAAACTCAGCGCGCTCGCTTGGGACATTATTCCCCTGATTAATGCCGTAGGCAGGCTTGATGGCATTGAGGGGTTTTGTCATTGTAATTTGGTCGTGGATTTGCTAGCCAGCAAAGAGGCTAACCCGGATTATGCTCTGCTTTTAGTGCAAACCAACCAACAGCGCAAAGAATATATTCGCACAATCAAAAAGACCTTAAAGCCCACACAAAGCGGAGGGCTTGTGCACGCGGGCGGGCGAATCCCAAGAGGCTTACTTGGCATGCTTGCTAATCAATTCTTAGAGGGCGGAGGGCATGTGTCCTTATGTTGGCGTTATGAACAAGAGAGTATCGAAGCGTCTTTGCGCTCCAAAGAGGCGGATTTAATGGAAATTCTTAGCCAGCTCAAAGAAAAAGGGATTGATGTGCAGGGCGGGGGGCACAAACAGGCTTGCGGAGTGGTCTTTGCTCGCCAAAATGATTTTCAACAAGCCCTAGAGTTTTTAGGCACGCTTTGA
- a CDS encoding polyprenyl synthetase family protein codes for MSVSKVSLSFYTHVCEAFEEYLHKAKPRLDTFHPFFEKAFWEMLENGGKRFRPKLFLAVLCAFEEKIETIHACFPIALALEVLHTYSLIHDDLPCMDNADTRRYHPTLHKSYDETTATLVGDGLNTYAFELLATNSLPDRLKISLITTLAQCGGIGGMVLGQALDCHFEHQTLNLQQLETLHTLKTAKLIAASLKMGALIVCDSLETDISHSLFTFGLKLGLFFQVRDDIIDRTQSPEESGKSTQLDTFKNNYVNLLGLQKAQDYLQNLRGELLEALQAFPTALAFYLQILLKELA; via the coding sequence ATGTCCGTCTCTAAAGTCTCCTTAAGTTTTTATACTCATGTTTGTGAAGCTTTTGAAGAGTATCTCCACAAAGCTAAACCAAGATTAGACACCTTCCATCCTTTTTTTGAAAAAGCCTTTTGGGAAATGCTAGAAAATGGAGGCAAACGCTTTAGACCTAAACTCTTTTTGGCGGTGCTCTGCGCCTTTGAAGAGAAGATAGAGACTATCCATGCGTGTTTTCCTATAGCTCTCGCTTTAGAAGTGCTGCACACCTATTCGCTCATCCATGACGACCTGCCTTGTATGGACAACGCCGACACACGGCGCTACCACCCTACCTTGCATAAAAGCTATGATGAAACCACCGCAACCTTAGTGGGCGATGGACTCAACACTTATGCTTTTGAGTTGTTGGCGACTAACTCCCTACCCGATCGTCTCAAAATTTCTTTAATCACCACTCTAGCCCAATGTGGCGGGATTGGAGGGATGGTTTTAGGGCAGGCTTTAGATTGTCATTTTGAGCACCAAACCCTTAATCTGCAACAGCTAGAAACCCTACACACCCTAAAGACCGCTAAACTCATCGCGGCGAGTCTAAAAATGGGCGCGCTTATTGTCTGCGATTCTTTGGAGACAGATATAAGTCATTCTCTCTTTACTTTTGGGCTAAAACTAGGGTTATTTTTTCAAGTGCGCGATGACATCATCGATCGCACCCAAAGCCCTGAAGAATCGGGCAAAAGCACTCAACTAGACACCTTTAAGAATAACTATGTCAATCTTTTGGGGCTTCAAAAAGCTCAAGATTACTTGCAAAATCTCAGAGGGGAATTATTAGAGGCCTTGCAGGCGTTCCCCACTGCTCTAGCTTTCTATCTACAGATTTTGCTTAAGGAATTGGCATGA
- the carA gene encoding glutamine-hydrolyzing carbamoyl-phosphate synthase small subunit: MASLLFENGLFLEGESFGALGVAVGEAVFNTAMCGYQEIASDPSYYGQFVVFSAPEIGVVGVNHQDLESSSCCSGILVRHAPRVYSNFRAQGSLSAWLQKRQILGICGLDTRAIVGMLRDEGAMQLAISTTPIEKSALEEILKNTPRLRDLNVIPMVSHKATPPTHGHYDFHTLDYKPLTRVKKHIGVMDFGIKQSILNNLGAVGLGVRLYGHESKAERILEDYKQGLIGGVLLSNGPGDPLKLKEATREIALLIEAGIPLCGICLGHQLLSLAHGHPTYKLKFGHHGSNHPVLNCHTGRIEISAQNHNYCVPESLASIATITHKNLFDGTIEGVAYKNSPILSVQHHPEASPGPSDGLYIFKEFARLVGNHTSKN; this comes from the coding sequence ATGGCCTCTTTGCTTTTTGAAAATGGACTTTTTCTTGAGGGGGAGAGTTTTGGAGCTTTAGGCGTGGCTGTGGGGGAGGCAGTTTTTAACACGGCCATGTGTGGTTACCAAGAAATTGCTAGCGATCCTAGTTATTATGGCCAGTTTGTAGTGTTTAGCGCGCCTGAGATTGGAGTTGTAGGAGTCAATCATCAAGACCTAGAATCCTCTAGTTGTTGTTCCGGGATTTTGGTGCGCCATGCCCCTAGAGTCTATTCTAATTTTAGGGCACAGGGAAGTTTGAGCGCGTGGCTACAAAAAAGACAGATTTTGGGCATTTGTGGTTTGGACACGCGCGCCATTGTGGGGATGTTGCGTGATGAGGGGGCGATGCAGCTAGCCATTTCTACAACTCCTATAGAAAAAAGTGCGCTAGAGGAAATTTTAAAAAACACGCCCCGTTTGCGTGATTTGAATGTAATTCCTATGGTTTCCCACAAAGCCACACCCCCAACGCACGGGCATTATGATTTTCACACTTTGGATTATAAACCCCTCACACGCGTCAAGAAACATATTGGGGTTATGGATTTTGGGATCAAGCAGAGCATTTTAAATAATTTGGGGGCAGTGGGTTTGGGCGTGCGTCTCTATGGGCATGAGAGCAAGGCAGAACGCATTTTGGAGGATTATAAACAAGGCTTGATTGGGGGCGTGTTGCTCTCTAATGGGCCGGGAGATCCACTTAAACTTAAAGAGGCGACAAGAGAAATCGCGCTCTTGATTGAGGCGGGCATCCCTCTTTGTGGGATTTGCTTGGGACACCAGCTTTTAAGTTTGGCGCATGGTCATCCCACCTACAAGCTCAAATTTGGCCACCACGGAAGCAACCACCCCGTGCTAAATTGCCACACCGGGCGCATAGAAATCAGCGCACAAAATCATAATTATTGTGTCCCAGAGAGTTTGGCCAGTATCGCTACCATCACACATAAAAATCTCTTTGATGGCACGATTGAGGGGGTAGCTTACAAAAATTCTCCTATCCTCTCCGTGCAACACCACCCAGAGGCCAGTCCGGGACCTAGCGATGGACTATATATCTTTAAAGAGTTTGCCCGCCTTGTGGGTAACCACACTTCCAAGAATTGA
- a CDS encoding 6-pyruvoyl trahydropterin synthase family protein: protein MQIRRLFHFCASHIVRNCSSKRCATSIHGHNYQVEVFLEAHQLDKAGMALDFGIFKNEIASFIDCFDHAHHFWNKETQDLQDFITSTCARYVKLSFNPSAEHYALMFHLFLDAILRATELHNGEVVSVCSVRVHETSYGYAQSFSEDLKNPNLMDSISLESVQFSHGIIEEMPNPRLLEQLKTYHNTLECAICPPKKPFSSSPPLAQI, encoded by the coding sequence ATGCAAATCCGCCGTCTATTTCATTTCTGCGCTAGCCATATTGTCAGAAACTGCAGTTCTAAACGATGCGCGACTAGCATACACGGACACAATTACCAAGTTGAGGTTTTTTTAGAAGCGCATCAGCTTGATAAAGCGGGCATGGCTCTTGATTTTGGGATTTTTAAAAACGAGATAGCGAGTTTTATTGATTGCTTTGATCACGCCCACCACTTTTGGAACAAGGAAACTCAAGACCTCCAAGACTTCATCACCTCAACTTGTGCGCGCTATGTTAAACTTAGTTTTAATCCCAGCGCAGAGCATTACGCCCTGATGTTTCATCTATTCTTAGATGCGATTTTGCGAGCCACAGAGTTGCACAATGGTGAGGTTGTGTCTGTGTGCTCTGTGCGCGTGCATGAAACTTCTTATGGCTATGCTCAAAGCTTTAGTGAGGATCTAAAAAATCCTAATCTGATGGATTCTATCTCTTTAGAGAGCGTGCAATTTTCACACGGGATTATAGAGGAAATGCCTAACCCTCGTCTTTTAGAGCAACTTAAAACCTACCACAACACCCTAGAGTGCGCCATCTGTCCGCCCAAAAAACCCTTTTCTAGCTCTCCACCCTTAGCCCAAATATGA